The Camelina sativa cultivar DH55 chromosome 16, Cs, whole genome shotgun sequence sequence GAAAGAAGGCGATATCCTGACATGCAAGATCAAATCAATTCAAAAGCAGAGGTATCAGGTGTTCCTTATTTGCAAAGAAAGTGAGATGAGAAACAACAGACACCAGCATAACCAGAATGTGGATGCTTACTACCATGAGGATAGAAACAGTCTCCAGCTTGTAAAAGAGAAAGCTCGAAAGGAAAAAGAGCTAGTGAGGAAGCATTTTAAGTCCCGGATGATTGTCCATCCTCGCTTTCAGAATATCACTGCTGACCAAGCTACAGAGGTATGCAAAATATTTACTCTCCATTTGTACTTAGTAGAGTTTTATGAAATgcatttgttatatatttagAGAAATCTCTGAGATTATTTGTTGGTGCCACGTACAGTATTTGTCTGACAAAGACTTTGGAGAAAGCATTGTTCGTCCAAGTTCTCGAGGACTCAATTATTTAACTTTGACGCTCAAGATTTATGATGAAGTTTACGCTCACAAGGAGATAGTTGAAGGTGGGAAAGAAAACAAGGACATCACTAGCCTACAGTGTATTGGGAAAACCCTGAAAATTGGAGAGGACACCTTCGAGGATCTGGATGAGGTTCGTTGTTTTATATATCTAGTTGTACTATCAATGAACAAACTTATTTGATTCTTGAACATCCTTTAAGTGTTTTAAGATTCCTCTGACCCCATGTCATATAACTGCAGGTCATGGATCGATATGTTGATCCTTTGGTATCTCATCTTAAGACCATGCTCAACTATCGGAAATTCCGAAAGGGGACCAAATCAGAAGTAGATGATCTTCTGAAGATCGAGAAGGGCGAAAATCCTTCAAGAATAGTTTACTGCTTTGGGATTTCTCATGAACATCCAGGCACCTTTATACTGTCTTATATAAGGAGCACAAATCCACATCATGAGTATATAGGCTTATATCCTAAGGGATTTAAGTTCAGGAAAAGGATGTTTGAGGACATTGATAGGCTTGTGGCATACTTCCAGAGGCATATTGATGACCCATTGCAGGAGTCAGTGCCATCAATCCGGTCTGTTGCTGCCATGGTACCAATGAGAAGCCCAGCAGACCGTGGCTCATCTGGAGGAAGTGGTTGGGGTAGTTCTCATAATGAAGGAGGCTGGAAAGGAAACTCAGATCGCTCAGGCTCAGGTAACACATTTGAAAGTTGGTTTTTAACTTGCATAGAAGGACTTGTGTGGTCATTGTTTGACTTGTcggggtttttattttatttaatttagattcTGGTAATCTGGATTTTGGTTGCTGAGAAgcattcatatattaatattgtttatgtGGTCTTGACTATGATTCTGCACGAAATTGTGCAAATGTATTGTAGGGAGGGGTGGTGATTACAGAAATGGTGGTGGACGTGATGGGCATCCAAGTGGAGCGCCAAGGCCATATggtggtcgcggtcgtggtcgaggCAGAGGACGAAGAGATCATATGAACGGTGATAGACAAGATGGGAATGGAGACTGGGGTAATAACGATACTGGAACTGGAGATGGAGGTTGGGGAAGTAGTACTGGTAAAAAGAGCAGTGGTGCAGGTGGCTGGGGTAATGagtctggtggtggtggtgatgggaGTACTGGTGGTTGGGGAAGCGAGACTGCTGAGAAAAAGAGTGACGGTGCGAGCGGCTGGGGAAATGATTCTGGCGGTAAAAAGAGCAGTGAAGATGGTGGTTGGGGAAACAAGGCTGGTGGTAAAAAGAGCGATGGAGAGGGCGGTTGGGGGAATGAATCCAGCAGTCAAAAGAGcggtggcggcggtggtggtggatgGTGAAGAAACATAACCGCGGCTACTACTACTGGTTgggtaattaaattgcaaagtCTAAGACAAGacataaaaaaacacattaGTAGTAATtttagcttctctctctctgcctaaGTGccttatttttcaatttaaatctttgcttttttttttttgtttccttctttttgtctTAACTTGACGGTATTAGTCTTGTCGGGTTATGTATTGCCTGACTTTTTAATTTTCCAAGAAAGTCTTTCAAGCGATGCTTacatcttctttttgtttccctgaaataaaacttatattaatAAGAAATGTCATTACGAACAATCGAACATGTTCTTGTAACCAATCAGGTAATATTACAGAAGCTGGATAAAATTTACAGTTCAAATAACCAAATTGTGCTAGACTGTGAGCAGCTCGATTTTGTTTCTCGTCTGGTAAAGCAGAAAGATATGTCTTTGTATCAATCAAGTTGAGAAGTCTGACATTCGTTGAACCATCCTGTTGGATTCGGTTCGTGTGTCGTAAATAAACCGTTCCATTAATATTGCCCACCGTGAAAATAATATCTTATATACCATGGTGACTTTTTCTAAAATCAACACCCTCACCAAAAATATTTGAACCAGTGTAATTGTGTGTTTGTTCCAAttgtgcctttttttttttctcataagtgttaccattttatatataacaaagtgTTGCAAGTGTTACAACAGTGGTAACTTCCACTTACAGAGCTCTACAGACTTTCTAAACTTTCAACCATGGATTAGATCAAACAGATCCCACTAATCCATTTTTCTAAACTACAAAAGTACAAGCCATTCCAAACTTTTACTTCCGATTTAAAGATAAACTAAGAGTTAACACCATATTGCTCATCTTGGATATGCACTTACCAAAAAGATTTCAGACCATATCCACTTATTCAAGACCTTGGCTGCATTCATTGAACCTAAGCAACATTTCCAAAAAATTGTTGACAGAATCAGTAGAGTGTCAAAGCTTTAACGTTTCTTTGGAGGTTTCAGAATCCCTCCCTCATTATACTCATGAaccttttgcttttgcttcctTCGTTCTTCCTCATTCTTATCAACTGCTGAGATTTTGCGCTTTAAATCCTCTTCCATTTCATAATTCTTACcagattcatcttcatcatgTCTTCTCGAACATTCTCCAACTTCAAACTTCCTTGCATCTCTGGAAGTTATCTCATACTCACTTATTGGAGTTATATTAGAGCCTATTGATGTTTGATTGCGTCTCCAAGGAGTCTGAGGAATTGGTACAGCAAAATTCAGAAACTTTTCATCTCTTGAAGGATGAAAATAAGGACTTGCAGCTGCAATCTCATCTGGGTTCAGAGGTGGCGTATCAACTCTTGGAGGTGGACGGATAGGTACCGGAAGGGAATCATCAGAATTATGAGCTTGCAAATTCATGTCTGACCTATGGAGCTCATCATGCAACGCAAATCTTTCTCTCCCATCAGTCAAATTATCTGCAGTACCAGTGTTTGTGACAGGTAGAGGTTGGAGAAAAGGACAATAGTTCCTGAGATGAGTGAACCTCAAACACCTGCTACAAAATCTTCTTAGACGTTCATACTGAAACCTGATTACTGTAGTCTCCCCAGAATCAAACCTAACTCTTCGGAAGAACCTTAGACGATCAGTTATGGCAAATCTAATTCTGATTCTGATATAAGCTACCTGAGTAGTAGTAGCATCATGAAAGTCCAATTCCACCACTTCACCAAGCGCTTCAGCTATTTGTGTTACAGTTTCTTCACAAACATAAGGAAGAGGGATTCCTCTCATCTGAACCCATATATCTATTGTTGTGAGGAAATCAAAGTCAGGAAGGTCCTCCCACCTCTGAAAAGCCACAAACCAATTGTTGAATATCCATGGTTCCCTTCTTTGAACTGAAATAAGATCCACCTCAGATTGGAATAGAAACTGAACAAAAGTATCATCCAGAACCCTTCCATGGACTCTTGCTGCTAATCCCCATATTATTGGTAGCGAAGAGATCACAGTAAAGAGGTTTTGAGCTCTCGGGTTAAGGGGTCTAGCTATCAAACTTAGCCTATTGCGAGCCACCGTAGCTGCATAAGCCTCATGTGGGACAAACAATTCTGGATCTTCATCCGCCATAATTTAGAGAAACATGAAAGCAAAAAGGAGATTGTGTTTCTCTACCCACtcaaagtaaatatatatagtaagagGTTAACGTAAAATAAGATATATGAAAAACTAATAATAAGATAAAGGAAATAGACTTTAGCATATCTTGTAAGAAAAGATATGTAAGGGAAGGAAAGGATAAGACTGAGAAAGGGTTGAAAAGAGTGAAACCGTAAAAAGAGACTAGTAAGAAAAAAGTATTATAAAAACCAGAAgacaacaaaatttttttgtcacagACGGGAAACGTTTCCAACATCTAAAGTTTCCTTATTCCTTAAACCGACTATACTTACTAGACACAAGAAAAATTTAACCTCTTctatagtaaaatattataacccCTATCTCCCTACTAATTAACCTTTTCCTCTTCAAACAGGTTTCCTAGCCACTGTGGATGACCCTTACCAACGTAGGAATGTAACCTTAACCCAGTTATCACACTCATTGCTATTTCAGAAGCTCCTTTATTGCACTTTAAAGGTTCAATCCACATAAACCAGTTAGGTTTATCCTTGGTGAAACTTAAAAGTTCAGCAATATGACCTATTAAAGCTGGccactcttttggtttatttaaagCTTTAATAATCTCAGAGGTGGAAGCTCCAAAGGTTACATTATCTAAATGGTGCTTATTCATACTATCTAATGCCCAAGCCCAACTCCTAAGTTTAGCATCAAAAAGAGAATGTACCTGAGAGTATGATCTGCGACTATGCATTAAAACTAAGCCCCTTGAATCTCTTACCACCCAGGACGCTCCAGATACTTGTTTTTTCCTTGACCAAGCAAATCCAATATTGCACTTGAGCT is a genomic window containing:
- the LOC104750334 gene encoding uncharacterized protein At4g02000-like, producing the protein MADEDPELFVPHEAYAATVARNRLSLIARPLNPRAQNLFTVISSLPIIWGLAARVHGRVLDDTFVQFLFQSEVDLISVQRREPWIFNNWFVAFQRWEDLPDFDFLTTIDIWVQMRGIPLPYVCEETVTQIAEALGEVVELDFHDATTTQVAYIRIRIRFAITDRLRFFRRVRFDSGETTVIRFQYERLRRFCSRCLRFTHLRNYCPFLQPLPVTNTGTADNLTDGRERFALHDELHRSDMNLQAHNSDDSLPVPIRPPPRVDTPPLNPDEIAAASPYFHPSRDEKFLNFAVPIPQTPWRRNQTSIGSNITPISEYEITSRDARKFEVGECSRRHDEDESGKNYEMEEDLKRKISAVDKNEEERRKQKQKVHEYNEGGILKPPKKR